The following coding sequences are from one Salvia hispanica cultivar TCC Black 2014 chromosome 3, UniMelb_Shisp_WGS_1.0, whole genome shotgun sequence window:
- the LOC125213345 gene encoding probable xyloglucan 6-xylosyltransferase 5 — MGSEGAFSAQKRSSGALPTANAAVNGGARGRAAALLPRGRQMQKTFNNIKITILCGFVTILVLRGTIGLNLVSSEADAENYHLTEETDKILDEIRSDRDPSDPDEAPERYLSLNDTFSLGPRISTWDEDRKVWLEKNPQFPSYVKGKPRILLVTGSKPGPCDNAIGDHYLLKSLKNKIDYCRIHGIEILYNMAHLDKEMAGFWAKLPLLRRLMLSHPDVEWIWWMDSDALFTDMVFDIPIDKYKDYNMVIHGFPDLLFNKKSWIALNTGSFLFRNCQWSLDLLDAWAPMGPKGPMREEAGKVLTAYLKGRPDFEADDQSALIYLLLSQQQWLSKVFVENSFYLHGYWELVVDRYEEMIEKNHAGMGDERWPLVTHFVGCKPCSKSGDYSVERCLRGMERAFNFADNQVLNLYGFRHKGLVSPNLKRIRNETAAPLVNVDQFDIRHAAAHHTTEPRS, encoded by the coding sequence ATGGGATCGGAGGGAGCTTTCTCCGCTCAGAAGCGGAGCTCCGGCGCCCTACCGACGGCCAACGCCGCCGTGAACGGAGGAGCGCGGGGCCGCGCCGCAGCTCTGCTGCCGCGGGGgcggcagatgcaaaagacgTTCAACAACATCAAGATCACAATCCTCTGCGGCTTCGTCACGATTCTGGTGCTGCGAGGCACGATTGGGCTGAACCTCGTCTCCTCCGAAGCCGACGCGGAGAATTATCATCTGACGGAGGAAACGGATAAGATCCTCGATGAGATCCGATCCGACAGGGATCCGAGCGACCCGGACGAGGCGCCTGAGCGATATCTCAGCCTCAATGATACCTTCAGCTTAGGGCCGAGGATCAGCACTTGGGACGAAGATCGGAAGGTATGGCTTGAGAAAAACCCCCAATTTCCGAGTTATGTTAAGGGAAAACCTAGGATTCTGCTTGTGACTGGTTCGAAGCCGGGGCCTTGTGACAATGCGATTGGTGATCATTACTTGCTGAAGTCTCTGAAAAACAAGATTGATTACTGTAGGATTCATGGAATTGAGATCCTGTATAATATGGCTCATTTGGATAAGGAAATGGCGGGGTTTTGGGCCAAATTGCCGCTGCTGCGGCGATTGATGTTGTCGCATCCGGATGTGGAGTGGATTTGGTGGATGGATAGTGATGCTTTGTTTACAGATATGGTGTTTGATATTCCTATTGACAAGTATAAGGATTATAACATGGTGATCCACGGTTTTCCTGATTTGTTGTTCAATAAGAAGTCGTGGATTGCGTTGAATACAGGAAGTTTCCTGTTCCGGAACTGCCAGTGGTCGTTGGATTTGTTGGATGCTTGGGCGCCTATGGGACCCAAGGGCCCGATGCGTGAGGAGGCTGGAAAGGTCTTGACGGCCTATCTGAAGGGGCGTCCGGACTTTGAGGCGGATGACCAGTCTGCTTTGATATACTTGTTGCTTTCGCAGCAGCAGTGGCTGAGCAAGGTGTTTGTGGAGAACTCCTTTTACTTGCACGGATATTGGGAGCTTGTGGTGGATAGGTATGAGGAGATGATTGAGAAGAACCACGCGGGAATGGGAGATGAGAGGTGGCCGCTTGTGACACATTTTGTGGGTTGCAAGCCCTGTTCTAAGTCTGGGGATTATTCAGTGGAGAGGTGTTTGAGGGGTATGGAGAGAGCTTTCAACTTCGCAGATAATCAAGTTCTCAACTTGTATGGGTTTAGGCATAAGGGATTGGTTAGCCCAAATCTTAAGCGGATCAGGAATGAAACGGCTGCTCCTTTGGTGAATGTAGATCAGTTTGATATTCGGCATGCAGCTGCTCACCACACCACTGAACCTCGGAGCTAG
- the LOC125212828 gene encoding vesicle transport v-SNARE 13-like: protein MSQAFEGYERQYCELSANLSKKITSASLLDGEQKKQKVFEVQTRLGDAEALIRKMDLEARSLPPSVKAMLLAKLREYKNDLSNLKSEVKRITSPNANQAARDELLESGLQDTMAVSADQRARLLMSTERLNKTGERVRESRKTMLETEELGVSILQDLHQQRQSLLHAHGTLHGVDDNVGRSKKILTNMSRRMNRNKWMIGTVIAVLIIAILLILYFKLIH, encoded by the exons ATGAGTCAAGCGTTCGAAGGTTATGAGCGGCAGTACTGCGAGCTGTCTGCTAACCTATCCAAAAAGATCACTTCAGCGAGTCTCCTTGATGGAG AACAGAAGAAACAGAAAGTGTTTGAAGTACAGACACGATTAGGGGATGCTGAGGCATTG ATACGTAAAATGGATCTTGAAGCAAGGAGCTTGCCACCGAGTGTGAAGGCCATGCTTCTTGCCAAACTaagagaatataaaaatgatttgagCAATTTGAAATCGGAAGTGAAGAGAATCACATCACCTAATGCCAATCAAGCTGCAAGGGATGAGTTGTTGGAATCTGGATTGCAAGATACGATGGCG GTATCAGCTGATCAAAGAGCAAGGCTGTTGATGTCAACTGAAAGACTAAACAAGACAGGCGAAAGGGTCAGAGAAAGTAGAAAAACAATGCTCGAAACTGAGGAGCTTGGTGTCTCAATTCTTCAAGATCTGCATCAGCAACGTCAATCGCTTCTGCATGCACATGGCACT CTTCACGGGGTGGATGACAACGTAGGCCGGAGCAAAAAGATTCTCACCAACATGTCAAGAAGGATGAACAGAAATAAGTGGATGATTGGAACAGTTATTGCAGTCTTGATTATTGCTATTCTTCTCATTCTTTACTTCAAGCTGATCCATTAG